A single genomic interval of Malania oleifera isolate guangnan ecotype guangnan chromosome 11, ASM2987363v1, whole genome shotgun sequence harbors:
- the LOC131167623 gene encoding probable protein phosphatase 2C 65, translating into MGACCTKDDRFEGFMVGDAFEENCGSDGEEGDVCDGEGGAIVRLRGSSRFTSMFTQQGSKGINQDAMTVWENFAGEKNTFFCGVFDGHGPLGHKVARHVRDNLPLKLFSAYRVSQSNGCNADCEDRSDEHCQNDNENDNIVIFDKIDNDDSENENKDKSSNPLHSSWKANFIKSFKKMDEELSVNSGIDSYCSGSTAVSVLKQGYNLIIGNLGDSRAVLFTRDSTDELIPVQLTVDLKPNIPNEAERIKKCKGRVFALNGEPDVARVWMPDENCPGLAMARAFGDFCLKDYGVISTPKVTCRKLTKKDEFLVLATDGVWDVLTNNEVMRIVASVKKRSVAARVLVDTAVEAWRRKYPNAKVDDCAVICLFFKRPPPPLPKSVPPEDATSSVNPPGLAASRSGKTAGRGIEKVAGGQGKKWTALDGASRANSIVNLPRYGSASTVARRKLAKEFEDVEIHC; encoded by the exons ATGGGAGCCTGTTGTACGAAGGATGACAGGTTTGAAGGGTTCATGGTAGGCGATGCATTTGAAGAGAATTGTGGTAGTGATGGAGAGGAGGGAGATGTATGCGACGGGGAGGGTGGGGCTATAGTGAGATTGCGAGGATCTTCTAGGTTTACGTCAATGTTTACCCAACAAGGATCAAAAGGGATCAATCAAGATGCCATGACTGTTTGGGAG AATTTTGCAGGTGAGAAAAATACATTCTTTTGTGGTGTGTTTGATGGACACGGTCCCTTGGGTCATAAAGTGGCACGGCATGTTCGTGATAATTTACCTTTGAAACTCTTTTCAGCATATAGAGTATCACAAAGTAATGGGTGCAATGCTGATTGTGAAGATAGAAGTGATGAGCATTGTCaaaatgataatgaaaatgaCAATAttgttatatttgataaaattgaCAATGATGACAGTGAAAATGAGAATAAAGATAAGAGTTCTAATCCACTACATTCTTCATGGAAGGCCAATTTTATTAAATCTTTCAAGAAGATGGATGAAGAACTTAGTGTCAATTCAGGTATTGATAGCTATTGTAGTGGTTCAACAGCAGTATCAGTTCTTAAGCAG GGTTACAATCTAATAATTGGCAACTTAGGGGATTCTCGTGCAGTCCTATTTACGAGAGACAGCACAGACGAACTCATTCCTGTACAACTCACAGTTGACTTGAAACCAAATATTCCAA ATGAAGCTGAAAGAATTAAGAAATGCAAGGGTAGAGTTTTTGCACTAAATGGGGAACCTGATGTGGCTAGAGTATGGATGCCTGATGAGAACTGTCCTGGTCTTGCTATGGCAAGGGCTTTTGGAGATTTCTGCTTGAAAGATTATGGAGTTATCTCAACTCCTAAAGTTACATGCAGAAAGCTTACCAAGAAGGATGAATTTTTAGTCTTAGCAACAGATGGG GTATGGGATGTGTTGACGAACAATGAAGTGATGAGAATAGTTGCCTCGGTAAAGAAGCGGTCAGTGGCAGCAAGGGTTTTGGTGGACACCGCTGTTGAAGCCTGGAGAAGAAAATACCCAAATGCCAAGGTGGATGACTGCGCTGTCATCTGCTTGTTCTTTAAACGCCCACCCCCTCCGTTACCGAAATCCGTGCCGCCGGAGGATGCTACAAGCAGCGTAAACCCGCCGGGACTTGCTGCTTCTCGCTCCGGAAAAACGGCCGGACGCGGCATCGAGAAAGTCGCTGGAGGCCAGGGGAAGAAATGGACTGCTCTCGATGGAGCTAGCAGAGCTAATTCAATAGTAAACCTTCCTCGCTATGGCAGTGCTTCCACTGTTGCCCGCAGGAAACTGGCTAAGGAATTTGAGGACGTTGAAATTCATTGTTAA